The Streptomyces phaeolivaceus genome has a window encoding:
- a CDS encoding alpha/beta fold hydrolase, which yields MSPTDRPLRTWADRFVDVGGIRTHYLEAGDGPRTVVLLHSGEFGGGAELCWEYNIAAFAEHFRVVAPDWLGFGETDKLHDFVSKSDRMIRHMAAFLRVLTIDRAYFVGASMGATRLLHEAARPTPGLPIAAMVLVSGGGFVPDNAHRRSLLAYDGTDEGMRGILRACMADTAWATDDRYVARRVAASLEPGAWEAIAAARLKAPNVPARSDFGQADAIAYERVTVPTLAFAGAKDLLREPGYHHALERIPGAEVELLDDAGHLLNIERAQRFNARAVRFLTDLEKT from the coding sequence ATGTCGCCTACTGACCGCCCGCTTCGGACCTGGGCCGACCGTTTCGTCGACGTCGGCGGGATCCGGACCCACTATCTGGAAGCCGGGGACGGCCCGCGGACGGTGGTACTGCTGCACTCCGGCGAGTTCGGCGGCGGCGCCGAGCTGTGCTGGGAGTACAACATCGCGGCGTTCGCCGAGCACTTCCGCGTGGTCGCCCCCGACTGGCTGGGCTTCGGCGAGACGGACAAACTGCACGACTTCGTGTCCAAGTCCGACCGCATGATCCGGCACATGGCCGCGTTTCTGCGGGTCCTCACGATCGACCGGGCCTATTTCGTCGGGGCGTCCATGGGCGCCACGCGGTTGCTGCACGAAGCGGCCCGGCCGACTCCGGGGCTGCCGATCGCCGCGATGGTGCTGGTCTCGGGCGGCGGCTTCGTGCCGGACAACGCCCACCGGCGCTCACTGCTCGCCTACGACGGCACCGACGAGGGCATGCGGGGGATCCTGCGGGCCTGCATGGCCGACACCGCGTGGGCCACGGACGACCGCTATGTCGCCCGCCGGGTGGCCGCCAGCCTGGAGCCCGGGGCGTGGGAGGCGATCGCCGCGGCACGCCTCAAGGCACCGAACGTCCCGGCCCGCTCGGACTTCGGCCAGGCCGACGCCATCGCCTACGAGCGCGTCACCGTGCCGACACTGGCCTTCGCGGGGGCCAAGGACCTGCTCCGCGAACCGGGATACCACCATGCCCTGGAGCGCATCCCCGGCGCCGAGGTGGAACTGCTCGACGACGCGGGGCACCTGCTGAACATCGAGCGGGCGCAGCGGTTCAACGCCCGAGCCGTCCGTTTCCTGACCGACTTGGAGAAGACATGA